The Mammaliicoccus sciuri genome window below encodes:
- a CDS encoding DeoR/GlpR family DNA-binding transcription regulator yields the protein MLTTERHQLILEEINLRETISLQELINLTNSSTSTIRRDLSQLEERGMLKRVHGGATQITKRHEERNMTDKESRHQDEKREIARLAVSQISDGDTIYLDAGTTTLEMIPFITQQDIIVVTNGLTHVRPLLEKGISVYMTGGEVKATTFANIGVNAVKSLERYRFDKAFIGMNGIDLNYGLTTPDPYESEMKEKAIHLASQVYVLLDHSKFNEVSFAEVTYDKSIEILTSHKAIQTLNNLNQFKEKYNINGGQK from the coding sequence ATGTTAACGACTGAAAGACACCAATTAATATTAGAAGAGATTAATCTACGGGAAACAATATCTCTACAAGAACTTATTAATTTGACGAATTCAAGTACATCAACAATTAGAAGAGATTTATCTCAACTCGAAGAAAGAGGTATGCTCAAAAGAGTTCATGGTGGAGCAACTCAAATAACAAAGCGCCATGAAGAGCGTAATATGACAGATAAAGAATCGCGACATCAAGATGAAAAACGAGAGATTGCACGATTAGCTGTCAGTCAAATTTCAGATGGGGATACGATTTATTTAGATGCTGGGACAACTACTTTAGAAATGATTCCGTTCATTACACAACAAGATATTATCGTTGTGACAAATGGTTTAACACATGTAAGACCGTTATTAGAAAAAGGCATTTCGGTTTATATGACAGGTGGAGAAGTAAAGGCAACGACATTTGCGAATATAGGCGTAAATGCAGTTAAATCCCTTGAAAGATATCGTTTTGACAAAGCTTTTATTGGTATGAATGGGATTGATTTGAACTATGGGTTAACGACACCAGACCCTTACGAATCAGAAATGAAAGAAAAGGCTATTCATTTAGCATCTCAAGTATATGTCTTGTTAGATCATTCTAAATTTAATGAAGTATCGTTTGCGGAAGTAACATATGATAAATCAATAGAGATACTAACTTCTCACAAAGCGATTCAAACATTAAATAATCTAAATCAATTTAAAGAAAAATATAACATTAACGGAGGACAAAAATGA
- a CDS encoding aldo/keto reductase, producing the protein MERIRINKHVSYSRIVHGFWRLNEWGYNNQQLNNFMHEIVDRGITTMDHADIYGNYTCESLFGDALALTPNLREKIEIVTKCGIILPNDQIAKNTGHRYDQSYDHIIESVDKSLLNLKTDYIDTLLIHRPSPLMDPDEVTRAVMHLVEQGKIKAFGVSNFKCNQYELLNESLKKEMSHISVNQVEVSPYQLENIEDCTLNRMLQHDVKVMAWSPLAGGKLFDQNDEKARRIMAVTQPLAEKYNVSVRTVIYSWLLRLPSKVMPIVGSSKIERVDEAVNATKLQLTD; encoded by the coding sequence ATGGAAAGAATTCGTATAAATAAACATGTTAGTTATTCTAGAATTGTACATGGTTTTTGGAGATTGAATGAGTGGGGTTATAACAATCAACAATTAAATAATTTCATGCATGAAATAGTTGATAGAGGCATTACAACAATGGATCATGCGGATATTTATGGTAATTATACATGTGAATCATTATTTGGTGATGCATTAGCATTAACACCTAATTTAAGAGAGAAAATTGAAATCGTCACAAAATGCGGTATTATTTTACCGAATGATCAAATTGCTAAAAATACTGGTCATCGATATGATCAAAGTTATGATCATATTATTGAATCAGTTGATAAATCGCTATTAAATCTTAAAACAGATTATATCGATACGCTATTGATTCATCGCCCATCTCCTTTAATGGATCCGGATGAAGTAACGCGTGCAGTGATGCATTTAGTTGAACAAGGAAAAATAAAAGCATTCGGTGTTTCGAACTTTAAATGTAATCAATATGAATTGTTAAATGAAAGTTTGAAGAAAGAAATGTCTCATATCTCAGTTAATCAAGTTGAAGTGTCACCATATCAACTTGAAAATATTGAAGATTGTACATTAAATAGAATGTTGCAACATGATGTTAAAGTAATGGCATGGAGTCCATTAGCTGGCGGTAAATTATTTGATCAAAATGATGAAAAAGCAAGACGCATTATGGCAGTTACACAACCATTAGCAGAAAAATATAACGTATCAGTGAGAACAGTGATTTACAGTTGGTTACTCAGATTGCCATCAAAAGTAATGCCAATTGTAGGTTCAAGTAAGATAGAAAGAGTTGACGAAGCTGTAAATGCTACGAAATTACAATTAACAGATTAA
- the pfkB gene encoding 1-phosphofructokinase, with amino-acid sequence MIYTVTFNPSIDYVMFTNQFEVGELNRAHETNKFAGGKGINVSRVLQTLDIESTATGFIGGFPGDFIKDTLNQANILTDFVEVKDDTRINVKLKSGLETEINGPGPNIESHNYEEFLTKMKNTQSVDTVIIAGSVPSSLQNPVYQEVAEILKQTGANLIVDAEKDLMKSVLAYNPKFVKPNKHELEEIFDKQIEADQEVIECAEQLLNEGAQAVIVSLGGEGAIYVDQQTRLKAIVPSGQVVNTVGSGDSTVAGMVAGLEAGKDIESAFKLAVSCGTATAFNADLANKEDIEKIISKVIIKHV; translated from the coding sequence ATGATATATACAGTTACGTTTAATCCATCAATTGATTATGTAATGTTTACCAATCAATTTGAAGTAGGTGAATTAAACAGAGCACATGAAACAAACAAGTTTGCTGGTGGAAAAGGTATCAATGTTTCTCGAGTACTTCAAACATTAGATATCGAAAGTACAGCAACAGGTTTTATAGGTGGATTTCCTGGAGATTTTATTAAAGATACACTTAATCAAGCAAACATCTTAACAGACTTTGTAGAGGTTAAAGATGATACAAGAATCAATGTGAAATTAAAATCTGGTTTAGAAACTGAAATCAATGGACCTGGACCTAATATTGAATCTCATAACTATGAAGAATTTTTAACGAAAATGAAAAATACGCAATCAGTAGATACGGTTATAATTGCGGGCAGTGTGCCAAGTTCACTACAAAATCCAGTTTATCAAGAAGTAGCAGAAATACTTAAACAGACTGGTGCAAATTTAATCGTGGATGCTGAGAAAGATTTGATGAAATCAGTATTAGCGTATAATCCGAAATTTGTTAAACCAAATAAACATGAATTAGAAGAGATATTTGATAAACAAATTGAAGCGGATCAAGAAGTCATTGAATGTGCTGAGCAACTATTGAATGAAGGTGCTCAAGCAGTCATCGTTTCACTCGGTGGAGAAGGTGCCATTTATGTGGATCAACAAACACGATTAAAAGCCATCGTACCAAGTGGTCAAGTTGTGAATACAGTTGGTTCAGGTGACAGTACTGTTGCTGGTATGGTAGCAGGATTAGAAGCAGGCAAAGACATAGAATCAGCATTTAAATTAGCAGTAAGCTGTGGTACAGCAACAGCATTTAACGCGGATTTAGCTAATAAAGAAGACATAGAAAAAATAATTTCTAAAGTAATCATTAAACATGTTTAA
- a CDS encoding MarR family winged helix-turn-helix transcriptional regulator, producing the protein MPDKLDIQNQLCFNLYNAQRQVNRYYSNKIFKTYNITYPQYLVLTILWEIAPVNVKKLVTDLALDTGTVSPLLKRMENLDLIKRVRSELDQREVFVHLTEKSEQMKPHLHQASHLIQDVSELNDEETNQLNNLLQKLINNVDKINQEK; encoded by the coding sequence ATGCCGGATAAATTAGATATCCAAAACCAATTGTGTTTTAATTTGTATAATGCGCAACGACAAGTTAACCGCTATTATTCAAACAAAATTTTCAAGACGTACAATATTACATATCCGCAATATTTAGTATTAACGATTTTATGGGAAATCGCGCCGGTCAATGTCAAAAAGCTTGTAACAGACTTAGCCCTAGATACAGGTACTGTATCCCCTTTATTAAAAAGAATGGAAAATTTAGATTTAATTAAACGTGTACGTTCTGAATTAGATCAAAGAGAAGTGTTTGTTCATCTAACAGAAAAAAGTGAACAAATGAAACCACATTTACACCAAGCTTCACATTTAATTCAAGATGTATCAGAGTTAAATGATGAAGAAACTAATCAATTAAACAACTTATTACAAAAATTGATCAATAATGTAGATAAAATCAATCAAGAAAAATAA
- the cydC gene encoding thiol reductant ABC exporter subunit CydC: MKKLKIKFDKDFYLSIVIGVFGMLTALGMFALSGYMISKSALGTPLYALMILIVSIKLFGFVRAITRYFERLYSHRSTFTMLRDIRVNLFNQLIPIVPNVFRRYRSSDLLTQMVNHVERLQNILLRVYYPPIVIIITTLITILVMINFNIYAGVIIGLSMLMSVIIIPYLSAKRAESLAEAVQQSEEAYVAECFDFEKGRSELKRFQQYRAFKEKVFNKQYQYEDKKYKEQKFLSSYDFMLNLSSMVSIWCMTILCIWQIQDGVLNAVFFASILMITITLFEQAIPMTNVAFYKADTERSLKNIEEVINQSFDVPREHSVQNHALYKAENVMFKYDFQERETLSQINFEINEGDHVAIIGPSGSGKTTMLNILMGLYSVNDGSLSYKSEQLSHVIQEDYVNEINTMLQHNHYFEGTVRENLLIEVEDELMTNVLAAVNLNHLNLDQKLTKNAENISGGERQRLSLARLLLRKAQIWLLDEPTASLDEENEENVMNLLLNKDDTIVIVTHNLKYLQNFDHIIVMNEGHIIEQGNYTQLIKEQGYLYKVIQYNEQLE, translated from the coding sequence ATGAAAAAATTAAAAATTAAATTTGATAAAGACTTCTATCTTTCTATTGTAATAGGCGTATTTGGCATGTTAACTGCACTTGGAATGTTTGCTTTAAGTGGATATATGATATCAAAAAGTGCGCTCGGAACACCTTTATATGCATTAATGATTTTAATTGTATCTATTAAGTTATTCGGTTTTGTTCGTGCAATTACTAGATATTTCGAAAGATTATATTCACATCGTTCTACATTTACAATGTTGAGAGATATACGTGTTAACTTGTTTAATCAACTCATTCCAATCGTTCCAAACGTATTTAGAAGATACCGTTCGAGTGACTTATTAACACAAATGGTAAACCACGTTGAACGATTACAAAATATTTTACTAAGAGTTTATTATCCACCAATTGTTATTATCATAACGACATTGATAACAATACTCGTGATGATTAATTTCAATATATATGCCGGTGTGATTATAGGACTTTCAATGTTGATGTCAGTCATCATCATCCCTTATTTATCAGCTAAAAGAGCTGAAAGTTTGGCTGAAGCTGTTCAACAAAGTGAAGAAGCATATGTTGCTGAATGCTTTGATTTTGAAAAAGGACGTTCAGAATTAAAAAGATTCCAACAATATCGTGCATTTAAAGAGAAAGTGTTTAATAAACAATACCAATATGAAGATAAAAAATATAAAGAACAGAAATTTTTAAGTTCTTATGACTTTATGCTGAATTTATCATCGATGGTAAGTATTTGGTGTATGACGATTTTATGTATTTGGCAAATACAAGATGGTGTATTAAACGCTGTATTCTTTGCGAGTATATTAATGATAACAATTACGTTATTTGAACAAGCTATCCCGATGACTAATGTTGCTTTTTACAAAGCGGATACAGAGCGAAGTCTTAAAAATATTGAAGAAGTCATCAATCAATCATTTGATGTGCCTCGAGAACATTCAGTTCAAAATCATGCATTGTATAAAGCAGAGAATGTAATGTTTAAATATGATTTTCAAGAAAGAGAAACATTATCTCAAATTAACTTTGAAATAAATGAAGGTGATCATGTAGCTATTATCGGCCCTTCAGGTTCAGGTAAGACAACGATGCTTAATATATTAATGGGATTATATAGTGTGAATGATGGCAGCTTATCCTATAAAAGTGAGCAGTTGTCTCACGTGATTCAAGAAGATTATGTGAATGAAATTAATACAATGTTGCAACATAATCATTATTTTGAAGGAACAGTAAGAGAGAACTTATTAATAGAAGTAGAAGATGAACTGATGACAAACGTTCTTGCTGCCGTTAATTTAAATCATTTAAACTTAGATCAAAAATTAACTAAAAACGCTGAAAATATTTCAGGAGGGGAACGTCAACGTTTATCATTAGCAAGATTATTGTTAAGAAAAGCTCAAATATGGTTGCTTGATGAACCAACAGCTTCATTAGATGAAGAAAATGAAGAAAATGTTATGAATCTCTTATTAAATAAAGACGATACAATTGTGATTGTGACGCATAACTTGAAATATTTACAAAACTTCGATCATATTATCGTTATGAATGAAGGACATATTATAGAGCAAGGTAATTATACACAACTCATTAAAGAACAAGGTTATTTATATAAAGTCATTCAATATAATGAACAATTAGAATAA
- a CDS encoding CobW family GTP-binding protein — MGHSMKNKNKMAVTILTGFLGSGKTTLLQRLIMKAKDSGQKVAIIMNEFGSFDVDSNLLGDDVSTQSLLNGCICCSLKDDIEVVLHNLYHKDQPDLVLIEATGIAHPVEVVDACQNPSLIDKVEMPTIIGVMDGKRYLERARYTVQTKQLMEEQMLYSHLIIINKSDELSDEEKASLESSLQTIKHQPVLHFTQFSNIDGVEIPVNEALSLQAKHSHHHGIQSINYTFSGPIEMELLMNFLRQLPDSILRIKGFVKFREEPEQTYLFQYAFGVPQYEPEIMNMPLTIVIIGESIDKASIRNKLDMLNFS, encoded by the coding sequence ATGGGTCATAGTATGAAGAATAAAAATAAAATGGCAGTAACAATTTTGACAGGTTTTTTAGGTAGTGGTAAAACAACATTACTTCAAAGACTCATTATGAAAGCAAAAGACTCTGGTCAAAAGGTCGCAATCATTATGAATGAATTTGGTTCTTTTGATGTTGATAGTAATTTGTTAGGTGATGATGTCTCTACTCAAAGTTTATTAAATGGTTGTATATGCTGCTCATTGAAAGATGATATTGAAGTTGTATTACATAATTTATATCATAAAGACCAGCCTGATCTTGTATTAATTGAAGCGACTGGTATTGCGCATCCTGTAGAAGTAGTGGATGCATGTCAAAACCCTTCATTAATAGATAAAGTTGAAATGCCAACAATAATTGGTGTTATGGACGGGAAAAGATATTTAGAAAGAGCGAGATATACCGTTCAGACGAAACAATTAATGGAAGAACAAATGTTATATTCTCATTTGATTATTATTAATAAGTCTGATGAATTATCTGATGAAGAAAAAGCATCATTAGAATCGTCATTACAAACGATCAAGCATCAACCAGTGCTACACTTTACGCAGTTTTCAAATATTGATGGTGTTGAAATACCTGTAAATGAGGCTTTGTCACTTCAAGCTAAACATAGTCATCATCACGGTATTCAATCCATAAATTATACATTTAGTGGTCCGATAGAAATGGAATTATTAATGAATTTCTTAAGACAATTACCTGATTCGATTCTTAGAATTAAAGGATTTGTTAAATTTAGAGAAGAACCAGAACAAACTTATTTATTTCAATATGCATTTGGGGTACCTCAATATGAACCAGAAATAATGAATATGCCATTAACAATTGTCATAATAGGTGAATCTATAGATAAAGCAAGTATTCGTAACAAGTTAGATATGTTGAACTTTTCTTAG
- a CDS encoding M20 metallopeptidase family protein, with protein MNNLKEKLFNLIEKKESDMIDIRRHLHQHPELSFEEAQTAEYIKSFYEGKDVKVTQPLEKEHAIIVEIKDGQEGRTIGLRADFDALPITEETDVPFKSQNEGVMHACGHDAHTAYLMGLADALIEIKEELPGTVKIIHQHAEEKPPGGAKALVESGALDDLDEVYGIHIVPVAGPEFIGYNKGPSFSGSSTFKLTINGLGGHAASPHKTHDALVAGTNFVNAIQTIVSRRIDPLDMGVVTIGAFEAPGGYNVIQDKVTIKGTARYLNPELEETMYQEIKKIADSVAVGFDIEYDLDYQFGYPVLYNHPEQTDKVAEILSNSKGDYFQQLVEIPQVTGSEDFAYYLQKIPGPFYIVGSKPEGVTEPYMNHHPKFDVNEDCLQVAAKSLGEITLNRLEK; from the coding sequence ATGAATAATTTAAAAGAAAAGCTTTTTAACCTAATTGAAAAGAAAGAAAGTGACATGATTGATATTAGAAGACATTTGCATCAACACCCAGAACTATCATTTGAAGAAGCGCAAACTGCTGAATATATTAAATCATTTTACGAAGGCAAAGATGTTAAAGTAACACAACCTTTAGAAAAAGAACATGCTATTATTGTAGAAATTAAAGATGGTCAAGAAGGTAGAACGATTGGTTTAAGAGCTGACTTTGATGCTTTACCTATAACTGAAGAAACAGATGTTCCTTTCAAATCACAAAATGAAGGTGTTATGCATGCTTGTGGCCATGATGCTCATACTGCTTATTTAATGGGGCTTGCAGATGCACTTATTGAAATTAAAGAAGAATTACCTGGCACAGTTAAAATCATTCATCAACATGCTGAGGAGAAACCTCCTGGTGGTGCTAAAGCACTTGTAGAATCTGGTGCGCTTGATGACTTAGATGAAGTTTATGGTATCCATATCGTTCCAGTAGCTGGACCTGAATTTATTGGTTATAATAAAGGACCTTCATTCTCAGGAAGTTCAACATTCAAGTTGACGATTAATGGTTTAGGTGGACATGCAGCAAGTCCACACAAAACACATGACGCATTAGTTGCTGGGACAAACTTTGTAAACGCTATTCAAACGATTGTATCAAGACGTATTGATCCATTAGATATGGGTGTCGTTACGATTGGTGCATTCGAAGCACCAGGCGGATACAACGTGATTCAAGATAAAGTTACGATTAAAGGTACTGCTAGATATTTAAATCCCGAATTAGAAGAAACAATGTATCAAGAAATCAAAAAAATTGCAGATAGTGTTGCAGTTGGCTTTGATATTGAATATGACTTAGATTATCAATTTGGTTATCCTGTACTTTACAACCACCCAGAACAAACTGATAAAGTAGCAGAAATATTATCAAATAGTAAAGGCGACTATTTCCAACAATTAGTTGAAATACCTCAAGTTACAGGTTCAGAAGATTTTGCATACTACCTACAAAAAATTCCTGGTCCATTCTACATTGTAGGCAGTAAACCAGAAGGCGTAACAGAACCATATATGAATCATCACCCTAAATTTGATGTGAATGAAGATTGCTTGCAAGTTGCAGCAAAATCTTTAGGAGAAATTACATTAAATAGATTAGAAAAATAA